The Magnolia sinica isolate HGM2019 chromosome 9, MsV1, whole genome shotgun sequence genome contains a region encoding:
- the LOC131255303 gene encoding disease resistance protein RPM1-like, which translates to MAESAVSFLVEYLGALLVEEAQLLKGVHGEVCDIRDELDRIKSFLRDADTRQDTDQSLKTWVKQVREIASDVEDVLDKFMLGKAQEQHDSQGCIDFLYILIKQFMVHHQTASSIQDIKTRIGMITERKDAYALNRIEQGSSSNNMSDQWYDPRLNALFIEEAHLVGIDMPRRQLIRWLMNGDSRLSTISVVGMGGLGKTTLVKKVYDSQQVKKCFETYAWITVSQSFKPVDLLRNMIKQFSEAKKDQSPEGVDAMTQVELIQVLRSFLQNKRYVLVLDDVWEVPVWNFISNALPTSEYGSWVMITTRKGDVASSSCIGPSNHIYNLQPLHPENAWSLFCRKAFQSNEENSCPQELEKLSRSFVKECQGLPLAIVTLGSLLSMKGKTYVEWEMIHRSLGSELESDDNLRSMTKILLLSFNDLPYYLKSCFLYLSIFPEDYAIKRMKLIRLWIAEGFVERNEGRSMEEVAEGYLNVLITRNVALVTERKSYGKVITCQIHDLVREMIIPKFREEHFFASSVEENMNRIRHLSICNDGENFPKFDTFTRLHSVHFWGGWAIQNSCNHIVC; encoded by the coding sequence atggcGGAGAGTGCTGTGAGCTTCTTAGTTGAATACTTGGGAGCTTTGCTGGTGGAGGAAGCACAGTTGCTGAAGGGGGTCCATGGAGAAGTCTGTGACATCAGGGATGAGTTAGACAGAATTAAATCCTTTTTAAGGGATGCTGATACAAGACAAGACACAGACCAAAGCCTCAAGACATGGGTGAAACAAGTAAGAGAAATCGCTTCTGATGTCGAGGATGTTCTCGACAAGTTCATGCTCGGCAAAGCACAAGAGCAACACGATTCTCAGGGATGCATCGACTTTCTTTATATACTCATCAAGCAGTTCATGGTGCATCATCAGACTGCATCCTCAATACAAGATATCAAAACCCGAATCGGTATGATTACGGAGAGAAAAGACGCTTACGCTCTCAATAGAATAGAGCAAGGTTCAAGCTCCAATAACATGAGTGATCAATGGTATGATCCTCGATTGAATGCTCTTTTCATTGAGGAAGCTCATCTTGTGGGCATCGACATGCCGAGGAGgcaattgatcagatggttaatgAATGGAGATTCGAGACTCTCGACGATTTCGGTGGTTGGTATGGGTGGCCTAGGCAAGACCACTCTAGTAAAGAAAGTCTATGATAGCCAACAAGTGAAGAAATGTTTTGAAACATATGCTTGGATCACCGTCTCACAATCATTCAAACCAGTGGATCTACTCAGAAACATGATAAAACAATTCTCCGAGGCAAAGAAAGATCAGTCTCCTGAAGGAGTAGATGCGATGACACAGGTCGAGCTAATCCAAGTGCTACGGAGCTTCTTGCAGAACAAGAGGTATGTGCTTGTGCTTGATGATGTATGGGAGGTGCCTGTATGGAATTTCATAAGCAATGCATTGCCCACTAGTGAATATGGTAGCTGGGTAATGATCACCACACGCAAAGGTGACGTTGCATCATCTTCTTGCATTGGACCTTCCAATCACATCTACAACCTTCAGCCTCTGCATCCAGAAAATGCCTGGTCCCTCTTTTGCAGGAAGGCATTCCAATCAAATGAGGAGAACAGTTGTCCTCAGGAATTGGAGAAGCTTTCTCGAAGTTTCGTAAAAGAATGTCAAGGACTACCTCTTGCAATTGTCACATTAGGTAGTCTTTTGTCAATGAAGGGAAAGACGTATGTTGAGTGGGAGATGATTCACCGTAGCCTTGGATCAGAGCTTGAAAGTGATGACAATCTTAGAAGCATGACAAAAATATTATTACTCAGTTTCAATGACTTGCCTTACTACCTGAAATCATGCTTCTTGTATTTGAGTATATTTCCAGAAGATTATGCCATTAAGCGTATGAAACTAATTCGGCTATGGATAGCTGAGGGTTTTGTCGAAAGAAATGAAGGCAGGTCAATGGAAGAGGTTGCTGAAGGCTACCTCAATGTGCTCATCACTAGAAATGTTGCTCTAGTGACAGAACGGAAATCTTATGGCAAGGTAATCACTTGTCAAATCCACGATCTTGTGCGGGAGATGATTATTCCAAAATTCAGGGAGGAGCACTTCTTTGCATCTTCTGTTGAAGAGAACATGAACAGAATCCGGCATCTGTCGATTTGCAACGATGGTGAgaattttccaaaatttgataCCTTCACCCGTCTTCACTCTGTTCATTTTTGGGGTGGATGGGCTATTCAAAACTCCTGCAATCACATCGTTTGCTAG
- the LOC131255304 gene encoding disease resistance protein RPM1-like has product MITKRKDAYTLNRIEQGSSSNNMSDQWYDPRLNALFIEEAHLVGIDMPRRQLIRWLMNGDSRLSTISVVVHLLRNMIKQFSEAKKEQSPEGVDAMTQNFISNALPTSEYGSWVMITTRKGDVASSSCIGPSNHIYNLQPLHPENAWSLFCRQAFQSNEENSCPQELEKLSRSSVKKCQGLPLAIVTLGSLLSVKGKTYVEWEMIHRSLGSELESDDNLRSMTKILLLSFNDLPYYLKSCFLYLSIFPEDYAIKRMKLIRLWIAEGFVERNEGRSMEEVAEGYLNVLITRNVALVTERKSYGKVITCQIHDLVRETIIPKFREEHFFASSVEENMNRIRHLSICNDGENFPKFDTFTRLHSVHFWGGWAIQNSCNHIVC; this is encoded by the exons ATGATAACGAAGAGAAAAGACGCTTACACTCTCAATAGAATAGAGCAAGGTTCAAGCTCCAATAACATGAGTGATCAATGGTATGATCCTCGATTGAATGCTCTTTTCATTGAGGAAGCTCATCTTGTGGGCATCGACATGCCGAGGAGgcaattgatcagatggttaatgAATGGAGATTCGAGACTCTCGACGATTTCGGTGGTTG TGCATCTACTCAGAAACATGATAAAGCAATTCTCCGAGGCAAAGAAAGAACAGTCTCCTGAAGGAGTAGATGCGATGACACAG AATTTCATAAGCAATGCATTGCCCACTAGTGAATATGGTAGCTGGGTAATGATCACCACACGCAAAGGTGACGTTGCATCATCTTCTTGCATTGGACCTTCCAATCACATCTACAACCTTCAGCCTCTGCATCCAGAAAATGCCTGGTCCCTCTTTTGCAGGCAGGCATTCCAATCAAATGAGGAGAACAGTTGTCCTCAGGAATTGGAGAAGCTTTCTCGAAGTTCCGTAAAAAAATGTCAAGGACTACCTCTTGCAATTGTCACATTAGGTAGTCTTTTGTCAGTGAAGGGAAAGACATATGTTGAGTGGGAGATGATTCACCGTAGCCTTGGATCAGAGCTTGAAAGCGATGACAATCTTAGAAGCATGACAAAAATATTATTACTCAGTTTCAATGACTTGCCTTACTACCTGAAATCATGCTTCTTGTATTTGAGTATTTTTCCAGAAGATTATGCCATTAAGCGTATGAAACTAATTCGGCTATGGATAGCTGAGGGTTTTGTCGAAAGAAATGAAGGCAGGTCAATGGAAGAGGTTGCTGAAGGCTACCTCAATGTGCTCATCACTAGAAATGTTGCTCTAGTGACAGAACGGAAATCTTATGGCAAGGTAATCACTTGTCAAATCCACGATCTTGTGCGGGAGACGATTATTCCAAAATTCAGGGAGGAGCACTTCTTTGCATCTTCTGTTGAAGAGAACATGAACAGAATCCGGCATCTGTCGATTTGCAACGATGGTGAgaattttccaaaatttgataCCTTCACCCGTCTTCACTCTGTTCATTTTTGGGGTGGATGGGCTATTCAAAACTCCTGCAATCACATCGTTTGCTAG
- the LOC131255305 gene encoding disease resistance protein RPM1-like — protein MIKQFLEANKDPSPQGVDAMTQVELIQVLRSYLQNKRYVLVLDDVWGTHVWNLIRNGLPNSECGSRVMITTRKGDVASSSCVGLSDHIYNLQPLHPREAWSLFCKKTFYSHDENSCPPELEKLSQCFVDKCRGLPLAIVTLGSLLSIKDKTYVEWEMIHRSVRSELENDDNLRSMMKIFLLSLNDLPYYLKSCFLYLSIFPEDYAIKRMKLIRLWIAEGFVERNECRSTEEVAESYLNALIARNLVLVARQKYGKVITCRIHDLVREIIISKSGEEHFFASLVEQNTLPSNRIRRLSSCNRGLLHLRYLSLENTKIKKLPSSLGKLKNLETLNLKGTFVHELPVEILKLECLRYLLVYRYRRTQFHVPFTDVDGIKVPAGMGSLRSLQKLAYIEAESGIIRELQNLTQLRKLGIIKLRVEDGNDLCTSIEKMNHLHSFSVTSMDEDEVLDLHYIFHPLLPLQHLYLRGHLEKLPEWIALLHNLVAIRLRCSRLRDDPLKALQSLPNLVDLTLWRAYDEEELCCEGRGYPRLKLLWLVELRGLKKVRVEKGAMSCLEDLRIRCCEELVEALLWIEHLTNLKNLYLVDMSEDFLKGLRKDGVEELVDSIQHIPLIRCFDTHKGTLWDLL, from the exons ATGATAAAGCAATTCTTAGAAGCGAACAAAGATCCATCTCCCCAAGGAGTAGATGCGATGACACAGGTCGAGCTAATCCAAGTCCTAAGAAGCTACTTGCAAAACAAAAGGTATGTACTTGTTCTTGATGATGTATGGGGTACTCATGTATGGAATCTCATTAGAAATGGGTTACCCAATAGCGAATGTGGTAGCAGGGTAATGATCACCACACGCAAAGGTGATGTTGCATCATCTTCTTGCGTCGGACTCTCGGATCATATCTACAATCTTCAACCTCTGCATCCAAGAGAGGCTTGGTCCCTGTTTTGTAAGAAGACCTTCTACTCGCACGACGAGAATAGTTGCCCTCCTGAATTGGAGAAACTTTCTCAATGCTTTGTAGATAAATGCCGAGGATTACCGCTTGCAATTGTCACATTAGGTAGTCTTCTATCAATCAAGGACAAGACGTATGTCGAGTGGGAGATGATTCACCGTAGCGTTCGATCGGAGCTTGAAAATGATGACAATCTTAGAAGCATGATGAAAATATTCTTGCTCAGTTTAAATGACTTGCCTTACTATCTGAAATCATGCTTCTTGTATTTGAGTATTTTCCCCGAAGATTATGCCATTAAGCGTATGAAATTAATTCGACTATGGATAGCCGAGGGTTTTGTAGAAAGAAATGAATGCAGGTCAACCGAAGAGGTTGCTGAAAGTTACCTCAATGCACTTATCGCTAGAAATCTCGTTCTAGTGGCAAGACAGAAATATGGGAAGGTGATTACTTGTCGCATCCATGATCTCGTGCGGGAGATCATTATTTCAAAATCCGGGGAGGAGCATTTCTTTGCATCTTTGGTTGAACAGAACACATTACCATCTAACAGAATCAGGCGTCTGTCCAGTTGCAATCGTG GCTTGTTGCATTTGAGATACCTAAGCTTGGAGAATACAAAGATAAAAAAGCTTCCTAGTTCATTAGGGAAGCTAAAGAACTTAGAAACATTGAATCTTAAGGGCACCTTTGTACATGAATTGCCGGTTGAGATTCTCAAGCTCGAGTGTCTCCGCTACCTCCTTGTTTATCGTTATCGAAGAACACAGTTTCATGTGCCATTTACTGATGTGGATGGAATTAAGGTGCCTGCTGGAATGGGGAGTCTTAGATCCCTACAGAAGTTGGCATACATAGAAGCGGAGAGTGGAATCATTAGAGAGCTTCAGAATCTCACCCAATTGAGGAAGTTAGGTATTATCAAGCTAAGAGTGGAAGATGGGAATGATTTATGCACTTCCATTGAGAAGATGAATCACCTTCACTCCTTTTCTGTGACATCAATGGATGAGGATGAGGTTCTTGACTTGCATTATATATTTCATCCTTTGCTGCCTCTTCAACATCTTTATTTGAGAGGGCATTTGGAGAAATTACCTGAATGGATTGCCTTGCTCCACAATCTGGTTGCGATTCGTCTGAGATGTTCTAGATTGAGGGATGACCCACTCAAAGCTCTTCAATCATTGCCCAATTTGGTGGACCTCACGCTATGGCGAGCTTATGATGAAGAAGAGTTATGTTGCGAGGGAAGAGGATATCCAAGACTTAAGCTATTATGGCTCGTTGAGTTGAGGGGATTGAAGAAGGTGAGGGTAGAGAAGGGAGCAATGTCTTGCCTTGAAGACCTACGTATTAGATGTTGCGAAGAATTAGTGGAGGCGCTGTTGTGGATTGAACACCTCACTAACCTCAAAAATCTCTACCTGGTGGACATGTCGGAGGATTTCTTGAAGGGGCTAAGAAAGGATGGAGTTGAAGAGTTGGTGGATTCCATTCAGCACATCCCACTCATTCGATGTTTTGACACTCATAAAGGGACTCTCTGGGACTTGTTATGA